A genomic region of Fusarium falciforme chromosome 4, complete sequence contains the following coding sequences:
- a CDS encoding Zn(2)-C6 fungal-type domain-containing protein: MEETPMGESIKISCERCRRRKIKCDRKRPCSRCVKAGTECILSGSGEKQRPISKGYVQALEGQVASLELLIRKLAVADSTERDDILSELALSPPASLDLSNKSPGDHQKSNTDPKVVAAQVRSGQLRRPRSSHATQFFGGTSAFHIHLSQDVSLSSNDGTSHSEAHSAPPMLGSMPNTMTDNSVTSSPRDPSYVYAPHDETSQTCMAAYFKYQYQFHMLVYREYFLRDYDVGSGRYYSDALLFAICSLGAMQLDDFRSVSDIFANQAQQLIYATLDSPELTSLQALALLGYREIGVGHTSKGWLFAGMAFRLAHEMGLHLDPNNWDASIEGPSNRDTEILRRVYWAIFIADKQLSLYFGRPPALHPSESDVRNTIRLQYPPDWEGLLDTYICKGASATEFEDGVALVGSFIYQAELCKIAHVMITDLFENRRGNVDATVAAARSRQIHVSLTKWLSSLPGTLHWNQWTVGVVQPSVLRMHMLFHTIMIILHRPPSHMYEKPGIAESEDVEICYESLQAILRLMRTYSRHYRFRSLPLDFVQTLSTAAGTIMMKRFFQGASWDDSDIARSLSTIIDAMEEVQHTWPCMGEIKDYVVRARNAQVVVPPEDPLNVPDLMNGLELSHNVTAELMAQWGEELGTLVTDEFLSMQLQGSEQGIMAPFDFNQPLGPPQ; the protein is encoded by the exons ATGGAGGAGACTCCGATGGGTGAGTCCATCAAGATATC CTGCGAAcgatgtcgtcgtcgcaaG ATCAAGTGTGACCGCAAGCGTCCATGCTCGCGTTGCGTCAAGGCGGGCACAGAGTGTATCCTCAGCGGAAGTGGAGAGAAGCAACG GCCGATATCCAAGGGTTATGTCCAGGCTCTAGAGGGCCAGGTCGCCTCGCTCGAGCTGCTGATCCGCAAGCTCGCCGTGGCCGACAGCACCGAGAGGGACGACATACTATCAGAACTGGCCCTATCTCCCCCAGCTTCACTCGATCTCTCGAACAAGTCGCCTGGAGATCATCAAAAGTCAAACACTGACCCCAAGGTAGTTGCCGCTCAGGTGCGCTCCGGCCAGCTCCGGCGCCCGCGGTCGAGCCATGCCACTCAGTTCTTTGGAGGCACCAGCGCCTTTCACATTCACCTCTCGCAGGACGTTTCGCTGTCGTCCAACGATGGCACCTCTCACTCTGAAGCTCACTCGGCGCCTCCCATGCTCGGGTCCATGCCAAACACCATGACCGACAATAGCGTCACCAGCAGCCCTCGCGATCCCAGCTACGTCTATGCGCCTCACGACGAGACATCGCAGACGTGCATGGCCGCCTACTTCAAGTATCAGTATCAGTTTCACATGCTCGTCTACCGCGAGTACTTTTTGCGCGATTACGATGTGGGCTCGGGGAGGTATTACTCGGATGCCCTCCTCTTCGCCATCTGCTCTCTTGGCGCGATGCAGCTCGACGATTTCCGATCAGTCTCGGACATCTTTGCCAACCAGGCCCAGCAGCTCATCTACGCAACTCTTGACAGTCCAGAACTCACATCCCTGCAGGCCCTGGCCCTATTAGGATATCGCGAGATTGGTGTAGGCCACACGTCAAAGGGCTGGCTCTTTGCCGGCATGGCCTTTCGACTTGCGCATGAGATGGGTCTCCATCTGGACCCGAATAACTGGGATGCCTCGATAGAGGGACCCTCGAACCGCGACACGGAGATTTTGAGACGAGTCTACTgggccatcttcatcgccgaCAAGCAGCTGAGCCTCTACTTTGGAAGGCCTCCGGCTCTACATCCGAGCGAATCCGACGTGCGTAACACCATCAGGCTGCAGTATCCTCCAGATTGGGAAGGCCTTCTCGACACGTACATCTGCAAAGGAGCCTCGGCGACAGAGTTTGAGGACGGTGTTGCTCTCGTGGGATCCTTCATCTACCAGGCCGAACTATGCAAGATTGCCCACGTCATGATCACCGATCTCTTCGAGAACCGTCGGGGCAACGTGGACGCGACGGTGGCAGCAGCCAGGTCAAGGCAAATACACGTGTCGCTGACAAAGTGGTTGTCGAGCCTTCCTGGCACCCTTCACTGGAACCAATGGACAGTGGGCGTGGTGCAACCCTCTGTGCTCCGCATGCA TATGCTCTTCCATACCATCATGATCATCCTTCACCGGCCACCTTCGCACATGTATGAGAAGCCAGGCATCGCCGAGAGTGAGGATGTCGAGATCTGCTACGAGTCGCTGCAGGCCATCCTCCGACTCATGAGGACTTACTCGAGGCACTACCGTTTCCGCTCATTACCCCTGGACTTTGTACAGACTCTGTCTACGGCGGCGGGCACGATCATGATGAAGCGCTTCTTCCAGGGCGCTTCGTGGGACGATTCAGACATTGCACGTTCACTTTCAACCATCATCGACGCCATGGAGGAAGTCCAACATACGTGGCCGTGCATGGGCGAAATCAAGGATTATGTCGTGCGAGCGCGCAACGCACAGGTGGTGGTACCGCCAGAGGATCCCCTCAACGTGCCAGACCTCATGAACGGCTTGGAGCTCAGCCACAACGTCACGGCCGAGCTCATGGCCCAGTGGGGGGAGGAGCTGGGCACCCTCGTGACCGACGAGTTTCTGAGCATGCAGCTCCAGGGCAGCGAGCAGGGCATCATGGCGCCCTTTGACTTTAACCAGCCTCTGGGGCCGCCGCAATGA
- a CDS encoding Carboxylic ester hydrolase — protein sequence MSTTVVTPKVPEVSSEESRRTSDHSAAPPEQPLVNSKPKRKRWILILSIVGAAIVVILALTLGLYFGLKKSSGGGGSNQESQDGTSTDPTKNETNHAIEDKVVDLGYSKYRGRELGNGITVFLGMRFAKAPVDDLRWRAPVAPESTEGIQSAEDYGKVCPGVKQGLGGQYHEDCLFVNVWTPATSNPDKKLPVMVYFQSGGYILDSAPYTNGTQLIETSDNNMIFVTFNYRVGLFGFLAGKDVKEDGDLNVGLLDQRMVLKWIQEHISKFGGDPDHVVIHGQSAGAGSVALHLVAYGGKAESLFAGVISESTFMPGQPKFDDLEYQYEDILTKVDCLDAKDRMACLRGKSSEELQQYNRQGPFADRTYPATFYWAPCTDGDMFPDYPSKLYERGDFVKVPLLFGACTNEGSNYAVNAGSSAQFIRFMLNEYPYLTDNDTETILGLYPREPSLPKHDIWFPSASRAYGEVTFICPVNNILNAVTENYNSTNIWSYRYNVQIKEFVEEGRGVPHVANAPAVFGPNMMASRSKASYYTYNAPMIPIIMNYWISFVRALDPNKHRYEDTPRWENWGDDQRRLVFELGNLTMESVDRGEIERCEAWWDMGNSTKQ from the exons ATGTCCACCACAGTCGTCACCCCGAAGGTGCCGGAGGTTTCCTCTGAAGAGTCCAGGCGCACATCCGATCACTCTGCAGCACCCCCCGAGCAACCACTAGTAAACAGCAAGCCCAAGCGGAAGAGATGGATACTCATTCTTTCTATTGTCGGCGCTGCTATCGTGGTGATATTGGCGTTGACTCTTGGGCTGTACTTTGGTCTGAAAAAGTCAAGTGGTGGGGGTGGAAGCAATCAGGAGAGCCAAGACGGGACTTCAACTGACCCGACCAAGAATGAGACAAACCATGCAATTGAGGACAAGGTCGTTGATCTGGGCTACTCAAAGTATCGAGGCAGGGAGCTGGGTAACGGTATCACCGTGTTCCTCGGCATGCGCTTTGCTAAAGCTCCCGTCGACGACCTGCGGTGGCGTGCTCCCGTGGCCCCTGAATCCACCGAGGGCATTCAGAGCGCTGAAGAT TATGGCAAAGTTTGTCCTGGTGTGAAGCAGGGCCTCGGCGGCCAATACCACGAAGACTGTCTCTTTGTCAACGTCTGGACCCCGGCTACTTCTAACCCCGACAAGAAGCTCCCAGTGATGGTGTACTTCCAATCCGGTG GCTACATCCTCGACTCGGCCCCTTACACCAACGGCACGCAGCTCATCGAGACTTCGGACAACAACATGATATTTGTCACCTTCAACTACCGTGTCGGACTCTTTGGTTTCCTAGCTGGAAAAGATGTCAAGGAAGATGGGGATCTCAATGTTGGCTTGCTTGACCAACGTATGGTGTTGAAGTGGATCCAGGAGCACATCTCCAAG TTTGGAGGTGATCCCGACCACGTTGTGATCCACGGTCAGTCCGCCGGAGCAGGATCTGTTGCTCTCCACCTCGTCGCCTACGGCGGAAAAGCCGAAAGCCTCTTCGCCGGCGTCATCTCCGAGTCCACGTTCATGCCTGGCCAGCCAAAGTTCGACGACCTGGAGTACCAATACGAGGACATCCTCACCAAAGTCGACTGCCTCGACGCAAAGGATAGGATGGCCTGTCTGCGTGGCAAGAGCTCAGAGGAGCTGCAACAGTACAACAGGCAGGGTCCTTTCGCGGACCGTACTTATCCGGCCACATTCTACTGGGCTCCCTGTACCGACGGCGACATGTTCCCCGACTATCCGTCCAAGCTTTATGAGAGGGGCGACTTTGTCAAGGTGCCGCTTCTGTTTGGTGCCTGTACCAATG AGGGCTCCAACTATGCCGTCAACGCCGGCAGCTCTGCCCAATTCATAAGGTTCATGTTGAATGAATACCCCTATCTCACCGACAACGACACCGAAACCATCCTCGGTCTATACCCCCGCGAACCCAGTCTCCCCAAGCACGACATCTGGTTTCCCTCCGCCTCCCGAGCCTACGGCGAAGTCACTTTCATCTGTCCGGTTAACAACATCCTCAATGCTGTAACCGAAAACTACAACAGCACCAACATCTGGTCGTACCGCTACAACGTCCAGATCAAGGAATTTGTGGAAGAAGGCCGTGGTGTCCCTCACGTTGCCAACGCCCCCGCTGTCTTTGGTCCAAACATGATGGCCTCTCGATCGAAAGCCAGCTACTACACCTACAACGCCCCCATGATTCCTATAATTATGAACTACTGGATCAGCTTCGTCCGTGCTCTGGACCCCAACAAGCACCGTTACGAGGATACACCTCGCTGGGAGAATTGGGGTGATGATCAGCGCCGTCTGGTGTTCGAGTTGGGTAACCTGACAATGGAAAGCGTCGACAGGGGCGAGATAGAGCGGTGTGAGGCGTGGTGGGATATGGGCAACTCGACTAAgcaatga
- a CDS encoding Vacuolar fusion protein MON1 — MEPVEMGPNPASISPTDDEYRPPLPPRPPASATMDPSALQAQAVTAITPVEIQTLSFPDGSRGTFPTPGPDSLPSPADSGHASPSRHESSLSGEADETASIMSFAPTMRPAGDIASLLAGELHKKSPAWNLLRSQSATVQPFERSRTGADDKLTEFDHEFDPIQDDDNDDSGDEDKLRIWKSKLKHYLILSSAGKPIWSRHGDLSLINSSMGVVQTIISFYEGAKNPLQAFSAGDTRFVISTEGPLYFVAISKLGESDAQLRAQLEALYMQILSTLTLPRLTHIFANRPSTDLRKPLQGTESLLSSLADTFTKGSPSALLGSLECLRLRKSQRLAINNAFLKLRTEKLLYGLIVAGGKLVSVIRPRRHSLHPSDLQLIFNMLFESDGIKGGGGENWIPLCLPAFNNKGYLYMYVSFFDGASGEQASSPAAAQGRSADEEIAMILISADRESFFELKQMRDNVAQQLAKNGTLAIIQNATRTGRPKIHEITPGSQVSHFLYKSRANVQFCMASLDPSFTELVERRRLMSVYHELHASIHAKHSHLKVLHSVGDDATSLAWITPVFEFYCVAGPNVSRATITQGANKIIQWAKREQERLFIIGGGVF; from the coding sequence ATGGAACCCGTCGAGATGGGACCCAATCCAGCATCCATCTCCCCCACGGACGATGAGTACCGTCCTCCACTTCCACCACGGCCACCCGCGAGTGCCACCATGGACCCGTCCGCACTGCAAGCACAAGCGGTCACAGCAATAACTCCTGTGGAAATCCAGACGCTGTCCTTTCCAGATGGATCTCGTGGAACGTTTCCTACTCCTGGCCCCGATTCTCTACCGAGTCCAGCCGACAGCGGTCATGCCTCTCCTAGTCGACATGAGAGCAGCCTTAGCGGTGAGGCGGACGAGACCGCGAGCATCATGAGCTTTGCACCGACCATGCGACCTGCTGGAGATATCGCCAGTCTGCTCGCCGGGGAGCTCCATAAGAAAAGCCCAGCCTGGAACTTGCTTCGCTCTCAGTCAGCCACCGTCCAACCCTTTGAAAGGAGCAGGACGGGTGCTGACGATAAGCTCACCGAGTTTGATCATGAATTCGATCCGATCCAGGACGATGATAATGACGACTCTGGAGACGAGGACAAACTGCGCATATGGAAATCCAAACTCAAACATTACCTGATCCTGTCGTCGGCCGGAAAGCCCATCTGGAGTCGTCATGGAGATCTGAGCCTCATCAATTCTTCCATGGGCGTGGTTCAAACAATCATTTCGTTTTACGAGGGCGCAAAGAACCCCCTGCAAGCCTTTTCCGCTGGAGACACTCGTTTTGTCATCTCGACTGAAGGACCCCTCTACTTTGTCGCCATCAGCAAGCTGGGCGAAAGTGACGCGCAGCTGCGGGCACAGCTGGAAGCTCTCTACATGCAGATATTGTCGACATTGACACTGCCCAGGCTAACTCACATCTTTGCCAACCGTCCATCAACCGATCTGCGGAAGCCACTGCAAGGGACCGAGTCTCTACTGTCGTCACTGGCTGATACCTTCACAAAAGGCTCACCCTCTGCACTCCTCGGGTCATTGGAGTGCCTCAGGCTTCGAAAATCGCAGCGACTTGCTATAAATAACGCCTTTTTAAAGTTGCGGACCGAGAAGCTACTGTACGGCCTCATCGTGGCTGGCGGGAAACTCGTCAGTGTCATTCGGCCCCGTCGTCATTCACTCCACCCCAGCGACCTTCAACTCATCTTCAACATGCTCTTTGAGAGTGATGGGATTAAGGGAGGGGGTGGAGAGAATTGGATTCCACTATGCTTGCCTGCCTTTAACAACAAAGGTTATCTCTACATGTACGTCAGCTTCTTTGATGGCGCATCTGGAGAGCAGGCTAGCTCCCCAGCTGCAGCACAAGGACGATCAGCGGATGAGGAAATCGCCATGATTCTCATTAGTGCCGATCGCGAGAGCTTCTTTGAACTCAAGCAGATGAGGGACAATGTGGCCCAGCAACTTGCTAAGAATGGAACTCTGGCTATCATTCAGAATGCCACCCGCACTGGCCGCCCAAAGATACACGAGATCACCCCTGGCAGCCAGGTCAGTCATTTCTTATACAAGTCACGGGCCAACGTCCAGTTTTGCATGGCCTCCCTGGACCCCAGTTTCACCGAGCTAGTTGAGCGGAGGAGACTGATGTCGGTGTATCACGAACTACATGCGTCAATACACGCGAAGCACTCGCATCTCAAAGTGCTACACTCTGTGGGGGATGATGCGACGTCCTTGGCCTGGATAACTCCAGTCTTTGAATTCTACTGCGTGGCCGGACCCAATGTGTCGAGGGCCACAATAACACAAGGGGCAAACAAGATCATTCAATGGGCAAAGAGAGAACAAGAGCGCCTTTTCATTATTGGCGGCGGTGTATTCTGA